The Pseudophryne corroboree isolate aPseCor3 chromosome 2, aPseCor3.hap2, whole genome shotgun sequence genome has a segment encoding these proteins:
- the EIF1AX gene encoding eukaryotic translation initiation factor 1A, X-chromosomal — MPKNKGKGGKNRRRGKNENESEKRELVFKEDGQEYAQVIKMLGNGRLEAMCFDGVKRLCHIRGKLRKKVWINTSDIILVGLRDYQDNKADVILKYNADEARSLKAYGELPEHAKINETDTFGPGDDDEIQFDDIGDDDEDIDDI, encoded by the exons GTAAGGGAGGTAAGAACAGAAGACGTGGTAAGAATGAAAATGAGTCTGAAAAGAGAGAGTTGGTATTTAAAGAAGACGGACAAG AATATGCACAGGTGATAAAGATGTTGGGGAACGGTAGATTGGAAGCTATGTGTTTTGATGGTGTCAAGAGGTTATGTCACATAAGAGGAAAATTGCGAAAAAAG GTGTGGATCAACACGTCAGACATTATATTGGTTGGCTTACGAGACTATCAA GATAATAAAGCAGATGTCATCCTAAAATACAATGCAGACGAAGCCAGAAGTCTGAAGGCATATGGTGAACTTCCAGAACATG CTAAAATCAATGAAACGGACACATTTGGTCCTGGTGATGATGATGAAATCCAGTTTGACGACATTGGAGATGATGATGAAGATATTGATGAT ATATAA